ATTACATGGCCGCCGCCGTAATTGAATTCGCCCGGATGCTTCTGATTGGCGGGATCGTTCAAGGGCAGGGATGTTGCCCCGATATACAGATCCACAGCCGCTATCCCGGCATATGCAGGAACCCCGTTGATGAAGGCTTCGGAAAGTTTTATTCTTGGTTTGGTATGGCCCACATTCAGAAATGCACCGGAGGAACACATGGGGCCAAATGTGCCCGTCGTAACCACATCCACATTGGCAGCTGTTTTCTCGAGGCCATCTTTTTCCACCAGGGAGATGATCTCTTCTGCAGTAACGACTACCGCTTCTCCCTTTTTTATTTTTTCATTTATACCGGCAATAGTCTTCTCTTTACCCACGCCTGCTCCCCCTTCTTCCCTTCTCGAAATTGCATGCCTTGTAAATTACCTGACATGCATACGATAAATCAATTAAAACATAGCTGGCGCCTCATGGCAATCCCACATCAGCAATTGGCCGAACCATATTTCTTTTGAAATAAAGATCCCCATGAGCTTGCATCGCCTGCCCCGATGATATCAGCACGGGGTTTTTCCTGCAATTTGCACCCGGCCACAATGAAATACACTTGCATGATTGTGTTCGGCATACCTGAAAAACAAAATAAAGTATCAATTGTCCGGCCAGGAACAGCAAAACTTTTTCTTTCCCCCCGGAACAGACACCCCTTCCGGAATCTGCAACAGGCTTACATTCGTTGGCAGAAAACCGATCCAACAATGGTAAATTCAAAAGGATTTCCTGTAGATAGCAGGATATTTCCGTTGCAGCCCGAATGTACGGGGGTCATTGATGTACTCCGCGCAACCGATAACGAGATAACTTCCTTCGTCCAGCAAATCAGAGAAATAATGAATGATCCGTTCCTGGACCGCAGTTTTAAAATAAATAAAAACATTGCGGCATAGAATGAGGTGCAACGGTTTCTTGTTCCCGGTTCTCAGCTCCAGAATATTTTCCTGGAAAAAACGTATCTTCCTCCTGTATCTGTCATCAATAACATAGTTTCCATCCCTGTAGGCAAAACATTTTTGCAACAGGTTCTTTGGAACACTGTCAACCTGGCGTTCATTGTAAGCCCCCACCCGGGCATATTCCAGCGCCCTGGTATCAAAATCACTGGCCA
This region of Bacillota bacterium genomic DNA includes:
- a CDS encoding protein-glutamate O-methyltransferase CheR, with the translated sequence MFKEEWDYGKFKSRFYSKTGLDLESYKDQQMERRIRHMMQREKCDDFHELFIRLSNDADFMHRFMHYITINTSGFFRDAVVFDRIKNNVLDELKQKHAKLRFWSVGCANGEEPYTLSIILDELKLLSRSHIMASDFDTRALEYARVGAYNERQVDSVPKNLLQKCFAYRDGNYVIDDRYRRKIRFFQENILELRTGNKKPLHLILCRNVFIYFKTAVQERIIHYFSDLLDEGSYLVIGCAEYINDPRTFGLQRKYPAIYRKSF